From the genome of Capsicum annuum cultivar UCD-10X-F1 chromosome 4, UCD10Xv1.1, whole genome shotgun sequence:
ataataaaaaaaaagatgcaaCTATTTGCCCTTTCCTTTCATGCACCTTTGGTTCCATAAACGGAATTAGCCGGTAACACACgtatcaatttttgaaaaaactaatatgagtataattaatattttctccattttttatttttatttgaccctctttttatttaaaaaaaataatttgtttcacATTACTTGTCCCAATTGTAAAATCAAGATTATTTTACACATATTTTTCCATTCTACGcatatcattaaatgactaaacaaatataaatactcaaagttatgtttttttttaaagcataattaataaggctaatttgataaaaataaattctattaATTATTCCTTAATGGGAGTACTAAGTTCATAGGGCCAACTAAGCAATGGGGTGGAGTTAACCTGACTCCACCGTTGTTGGTATGTATAGAAATGATAACAAAGCAAAGTAAATCAATCCTACTTGACTCTGCTCATGCAGGATTCATTGATCCTACTTAACTCCATCCATATTGGTATGTATTAAAATGACAATAAAGTGAAGCAAGGTTCATTGATCCTACCTGACTCCATTCATATTGGTatgtataaaaatgataataaagcaAAGGGGGATTCATCGATCCTACCTGACTTCGCCTTAATTGATAGTATATTTTTATCTCtagataaatatgtattttactaaaaagattcacagtaatcttgtatattaagaaaattaaaaagatacaACTTATCCAATTGTATACACATAGTACTATATCCAAGTATCATGACTTTAGAAAAAGCTTTATTACCATCCAACTGGCCTGTTTAGGAATGACCATCACTTGCAAGTCAACTCATTGTACATAGTATACATGCAACCATCTACCCACAACTTATCTTGCTAGTGAGATAGATCCTAGTAAGTCTTTGCAATGACAGTCTTGTTATATagaatttgattttaatattttttatgcaaaacataaatttatatatattaattcaCTAAAAAGTGATAATGGATTCACTCCTTGCCCCTTCTCAGAGATCAGTACATTTAAATCTTTTGCCTCATCTGATTTTTAATGAGAAATTAAGATTTCTTAGccacttaaaaaaataaatggataaGACATCGTTTTCAtcccaaactatacaagaaaagtgtAAGACacatctaaactatactagtaatctattacacacctaaactataaaaaaaatattctttacacCCTGTAAAAcattataccacttgcatgtGATGTGGTGTATTACACACGCCTGTCACGTCAGCGCCATGTCAGCTAATGCAGTTATAGACTTACACCTCACCAATATCAATTATAGACTTACACGGGCAAATTAATTAAGGgagacaaaaaagttttaaaactaaaaaagagtgatacgagtcttaaatattgagtagaggtgacaattttaagattagtgttaatgacactaattttaaaaccctcaaattttattatttacacaaagatctctaccccatatttacacaaagatccctacagcaacttcgataattgttgtaacacaacaactaatagtagttggTGCAGCAATTACCGTAGTTGTTGCAGCAATTACCGTAGTTGTTGAAGCAACTCTCGTAGTTGCTGAACCAACTCTCTTAGTTGCTGAACCAACTCTCGTAGCTGCTGAAGTAACTCTCGTAGTTGCTTAAGCAACTCTCATAGTTACTTAATTtgctaaattatttcttcattgatttttaaaagatattaaaaaaattcttctcaaacttttcaattttttttgtaaaaatagtccataaaattaaaaaagaaagaatgaaatgaaaagagaaagaaaaaaaaaagagaaaaatctatagagagaaaaaaataagaagaagaagatgggaagaaagaaaaagaaagattgaaaaataagaaaaaggagaaactctaaaatttgaaatttgagaacttttaaaaaaattaaaaagtttttaaaaattacactttaTACCCTAATTaatttaatcacaatttaaatgaaGTTTTAACCTTAACTGATCAAAATTGTCaccatttttaattaaaagactTTTTTATCATCTACCACTTAATTTTCTCGACTTACACCTCACCAACCACACCCTCCCCAAATTCTTTGCCTCAGCTAATGCAGCAGCACCACATCCTTCAACTCAGTAGCATTTGACAAATCATTCTCAATCAAATTCTCACAATTCATAACTAAATTAGACAATCCCACATGGGTAAAAAACTTAAACTTTGGAAGATTAATTGACCTCAACATTTCTTTACATAAACTAGCTATAACTATTAGTGTTCCATTTGTAATTCTTGGATAAAGAGAAAGATCAAGATTGGTAATTTGCGGGTATCTGTTAAGAATCTTTGTTAAGTGTTCTTGCCTAAAGGGTTTCAAGGTTTTCCTATGGTGAGATTCAATAGCAAAAAATGATTTACAAACAAGTGAGAATGATTTTTTGTCAAATGGGTTGTCACTAAGACAATCAAGAAttgaaaagacaattttttcAAATAGAAAATCAAATGGGTTGTAATTGGATTGTGAAATTTGCTTTTGCTTCTTCATTGTTTTCCAAGATTGGACCTTTGTAGTTCTTGCAAGCTAAATTGTGAGTTAGATTTGGATAAAAAGAATTTTTTGGGTggaaattttaggaggaagattagACGGTGGAGATGTAATATTGTAGTGTTCATGTGAATTTGATGATATAAAGAAGTTTAGGGAAATTAAGAAGCAACAGTTTAACAGAAAAACATTGGGCTTGGTTGAGAACAAACTGAGTgaggaagaagatgagaagaatgTTTCAATTACATTATCATCCttgatgattttgagagaaagttaTTCCATAATTTAATTTGTGGAAGTGAAAACAACaaattcaatttgaattttgaCGCCCTGTTTATGCTTAGTTCGAAATTAGTGATTCGAATTTCGTTTCGAGATTTTGAAATTAGTGAAATTGACATCAATTCGGTGGGGTTAGAGTTTGTGGGTTGGAGGTGACGAAGAAGATGATggtttggggggtgggggtgatAAAGAAGATGATTGTTTGAGGGTGGGGGTGATAAAGAAGATGATGGTTTGGGGGTGGGGCAGGGGAGATGAATTCTAGGGGTTGGGTAGaggagtattttattttttattttttttatgtattaatttttAAGGTAGATttgcctttttttatttaattaattatgtttttctaCGTCAGATTTAGGgggtaaaaagtatcacttttttatagtttaggtatgtaataggttacttaaataatttaggtgtggcttagacttttcttatATAGTTTGGAGTGAAAATGATgccttttctcaaaaataaacattaaaaaatGATCTTTTCAGATTTCCGACCGAGATGATTTGTATATGTGAAGAGGAGATGTACAGATGCCTCGGTAAGGAGTTGTGAGGTGTGAGAAGTGGAGAATAGTGGTTATAAGGAGAGGTAGTGGAAGACCAAAGACGTATTGaaagaggtgattagacaggacatgGTGCAATTTTAGCTTACCGAAGACATGACCTTAAATAAGAGGTTACGAAAATTGCAAATTAGGGTAAAAGAGTAGTACTTGAGCTTTGACTAAACTTTCGACAAATCTAGATTTGGTGGGAGCTAAGAGCATTGTGTTTATTGTATTAGTAGTCTTATACATGTATCTTCTTTTTTCAGTTACCCATTATTTTGTTCAATCCTTTATTCCTTATTAATTGATGTTTTCTTCAATCCTTTTTTCCTTATTAATTGATGTGTTTTCTTTACTATCGTATTCTTTtgcataaatattttgatttgtttcacTTGAGCCTagaatctttcgaaaacaatctCTGCCTCCACGATGTAAAGGTAAGGTCTGGGTACACTCCTCCCTTCTCAAACCCTTCTTGTAGAAATACATTGAGTATATTGTTGTTCAAATGgacatcaaaccaaaataaaaataaaaatgtaggtGGTCTAAAAAACAAGTCCTTCCATTTTTAACACTTCACAAATGAAAGATTTGACCAACATTGTTTATCAAATGGCAACACTAAATATTTTAGCTACTAATTGTATGCCTCAAGCAGAAAGCTTTTATCCTCTCAAGTCCTTCTTCAAGAATGGCTGGCTCCATGGCAAAAGTTACCCTCAACCAATTCTTTAGTCCCACGATCATTCCTACAATATTTAACAAACATTTTAGCACTCAATCCAGAATAGGGGTAAGATCTGCGTACATCCTACTCTCCCCAGATCTTACTTTTGgaattacactgggtatgttgttgctgttgttgatTGGACTAGAAGAGTTTGCTCATAGGGGTAGTTCCAACCAAATAAAGGAGGAGGATTGCGATAGGCTGACAACGAGTTAATTGTTTCGAAAGACCTACAAATCCTTTGGTATCAATGCAGATTTAGCTAAAGATAGGGCACAATGAAAGAAAAGGATCCATATAGGTGGTAGTGCGGATTCATAGAGTCGACCTCGATTCGATTTGTTTAGGACTAAGGCATAGTTAATATTGTTGGACAAGAAAAAGCTAACCAAAAGAGATGAGGACCCATATAGGTGGTAGTGCGGATTCATATAGTCGATCTCGACTTGTTCGGGACTGAGGTGTAGTTAATGTTATTGGACAAGAAAACACTAACTAAAAGAAAAGGATCCATATAGGTGGTAGTGTGGATTCATATAGTCGACCTCGACTTGTTTGGGACTGAGGCATAGTTAATGTTGTTGCACAAGAAAAATCTAACTAAAAGAAAAGGATCCATATAGGTGGTAGTGCAGATTCATATAGTCAACCTCCACCTGTTTGGGACCGAGGCATTGTTAATGTTGTTGGACAAGAAAAAGCTAACTAATGTTATTGGACAAGAAAACGctaactaaaagaaaaaggaTCCATATAGGTGTTAGTGCGGATTCATATAGCCGACCTCAACTTAGTGCGGATTCATATAGCCGACCTCAACTTATTTGGGACTGAGGCATGGTTAGTGTTGTTGGACAAGAAAAATCTAACTAAACTTTTATTAAGCACCTCGTCATTATGTAATTCAAGAGTGGGTACAGATTCCTTCTTGAGCAACGAAGAATGAACTAGTTTTACCTGGCAGAATAATAACTGATTCTAAATGGGCTAGCTTAGTGCAGAATTCCATATCATCATTTATGCCTTCCAAAAATGACAGGTTCAATTTGATCTACAAggtataaaataaaaagttaactTCAGTGTTAGATTTAGAGGGACCAAAATCGAAGTGATCGATAAGCACTCACCATTACGCACATTGCTCCCTTTGGTTTATACGGGCAGGTTAAGCAAGGTATCTCCTGAACTTTGGTATAAAATGCCTCGACAGCTTCCTTCagtatgttgttgatgtttgaaAAGAAATCCTTGCTTGTTTTCTCGAGGAGGTGAGGTACTGCTCCCTGTACATTATCAGACACACCAAAATCAGAACTTCCTTACAGCACAATAACATGTAATGGACTTAATTACGTGTATGACCGATTTGATCATAGGAAAATGACGTATAAGCAATACCTGAATGATCGTTGCAGGATTAGCACTGTATTCAAGATAATCTTGAAGGCATTCAGCAATCTGAAAAGCGAAAGCAATAGAGGACTCTGGTCAAATTGTAGAACAGCCTATAGAAGGCGTTGACATGCTCGAGATATTTATACGAGTGGTTTACAACTCTATCAGTTTCTAGTATGAGTAatatctatgttgctcggactcttcaaaaatgtcgatgAGTGTGTTGGATACTCCAAAAGTAATTCAtatttggagaatccgacacgggtacGGCAACCTATTTGGAGAGTTCGAGCATCATAGAGTAATATTGCATGTCATCAGTAGATCAGTGTTCCTGTTTATACACGATATATTGCCCAGTTGGCGAGCCGCAGTAATTTATCATTTTGCTCCTCATAGTCACGGACCTTATCTTGGTCCGTCACTTTTTCTGGTATAGAAAATTGAAATAATAGCACCAAAAGATaaacaaagagagaagaaaaacgAAGATACAAACCCCAGACTTCTTAAGGACGccactaggatcaatcattgctATCCAACCAAGTCGCCATCCAGGAACGATCCATTGTTTTGCTATTGACCCGAGAGTTAACATCGGAGTAATTGATCAATATACTCCCATTGACACAAAGGGATTGTTACCAAAACATAGGTGGCTATAGACTTCATCTGCAATCTCTAGGATTCCTAGCTTTTTTGCTGTCTCCGCAATCTCCATGTTGAAAAAAAAAGCAAGGACAGAATTGGGCGATGAGTTATTTGATACAAACTGTGGGATTTAACAGAGTGAAAGTAGACATCGTTACCAATTTCATCCTACCTCTTGCAAGTGTTCGGACGTAAAAACATTTCCACAAGGATTTCCAGGATTAATGATGATTATTGCAATGGTGTTATCATCAACGAGGGCTTCTACGCTTTCAAGATCAACTTCCCAGCCCTTTTCTGTGAGAAGATCAAAATGGCGGACCTCAAGATTGCTACACGCAGCACGAGCTTCATAAAATGGATACCCTGGTCTAGAGAGCAATATGTTGGCACCAGGGCGAGCAAGGACGGACATTACAACTTCAATCGCTTGATTAGCACCAGGTGCAAGGAAAATTTCATCTGGTGATAGTTGGTGAGGAAGATCATGCGAGAGATATTCCGCTATCAACCTATTACATCAGAAAACATAGGTATTTATAAGAATGTGTCATTGGCATCAGCAAATAGCATTTTTTAACAGTACATAAAAACTCGATGAACATAGACAAGAAGTTTACAACACGACCAGAAGGAAATTTTCCGCTCATGCTCAGTTTCCCCTTCATTCTTTAGAAGATACTACTGCTTTCGACTTATAACATGATTATCGTTATTAGTCGGTGTAATtagcatgaatattatgaaaaaagaaGCAGAACGAGCTTCTCTACCTCACAATGGTAGGGGTAACGTCTGCATACATCCTACCCTTTCCAGGCCCcacacttgtgggattacactagatttgtgttgttgtgtttgcagtAACACGGTATTTGGCTTGCTTATGTAGTTTTACCCATCATCGTTATCTTCTGAGACACTATCTATAAATTGATAAGCTATAGTGACAGAATAATTTAGCGACTTTTATAGGAAAGCAACGGCAAGCTCAACGACTATTTGAGAAGTTAATTTATCAGTCATGTATACTTTATGCATCACCAAAGTGCCCATTGAGGAAATGGAGGAACAGTGTTCAggtctactaaaatcaaatacctacaaaatttcaatgtgataaatcacccaaaaaatataataatactatATAGTATAATATCCATGCAAAAGAAAAAATCTATACCACCCatcaaaatatcaacaacaacaacaagaacaacagtCTCAgtttattcccacaaagtgaggtctggggagggtaaaatgtacgcagtccatactgctacctccgaagaagtagagaggttgttccgGATAGACCCCCGGAAAATATCAATACCCATTATCCTACAATTTTTCCTTCTTGATGAATAATGACAAATTCTTAACTGTAGTATTATaaatcagaaaaataaaaaagga
Proteins encoded in this window:
- the LOC107866734 gene encoding LOW QUALITY PROTEIN: nicotianamine aminotransferase 1-like (The sequence of the model RefSeq protein was modified relative to this genomic sequence to represent the inferred CDS: substituted 1 base at 1 genomic stop codon; added 279 bases not found in genome assembly) is translated as MEKKLSKWGFNNGDLKEKSLFSIRSVLEMLMENLKEDDDNRSKIHLGRGDPSAIPCLRTSSAAEDAIYSAVKSAKFNGYAPAVGLYSTRRSIEEYLSHDLPHQLSPDEIFLAPGANQAIEVVMSVLARPGANILLSRPGYPFYEARAACSNLEVRHFDLLTEKGWEVDLESVEALVDDNTIAIIIINPGNPCGNVFTSEHLQEIAETAKKLGILEIADEVYSHLCFGNNPFVSMGVYXSITPMLTLGSIAKQWIVPGWRLGWIAMIDPSGVLKKSGIAECLQDYLEYSANPATIIQGAVPHLLEKTSKDFFSNINNILKEAVEAFYTKVQEIPCLTCPYKPKGAMCVMIKLNLSFLEGINDDMEFCTKLAHLESVIILPGMIVGLKNWLRVTFAMEPAILEEGLERIKAFCLRHTISS